The DNA window AGGAAGCCGCCGAGAAGGCCAAGATGGAGCTGTCCACCTCGGTTGAAACCGAAGTCAACCTGCCGTTCATCACCGCAGACGCCAGCGGCCCCAAGCACCTCAACATCAAGCTGACTCGCGCCAAGCTGGAGTCCCTGGTTTCGGATCTGCTGGACAAACTGGAAAATCCGTGTCTGGTCGCCCTGAAAGATGCCGGCCTGAGTCCCAAGGACATCAAGGAGGTCATTCTGGTGGGGGGCATGACCCGCATGCCGGCGGTCCAGGAGCGGGTCAAAAAGCTGTTCGGCAAGGAGCCCCACAAGGGGGTCAACCCGGACGAGGTGGTGGCCATGGGGGCGGCCATTCAGGGCGGTGTGCTCAAGGGCGACGTCAAGGATGTGCTGCTCCTGGACGTTACGCCCCTTTCGCTGGGCATCGAAACCCTGGGCGGGGTGATGACCAAGCTGATCGAAAAGAACACCACCATTCCCACCAAGAAGAGCCAGGTTTTCAGCACGGCCGCGGACAGTCAACCGGCGGTATCGATTCACGTGCTGCAGGGTGAGCGTGAAATGGCGGCCGGCAACAAGACCCTCGGGCGGTTTGAACTGGTGGGGATACCGCCGGCGCCCCGCGGTGTGCCCCAGATCGAGGTGACCTTCGACATCGACGCCAACGGCATCGTCAACGTGTCCGCCAAGGACCTGGCCACCGCCAAAGAGCAATCCATCCAGATCACGGCCTCAAGCGGCCTGTCCAAAGATGAGATCGACCGGCTGGTGAAAGACGCCGAACTGCACGCCGAGGAGGATCACAAGCGCAAGGAGTTGGTGGAGGCCCGCAACCATGCCGATGCCCTGATCTACTCCACCGAAAAGTCCATCAAGGATCTGGGTGCCAAGGTCGACGACGCCACCAAGGCCAAGGTCGAGGAAGCGATCGCGGCCCTCAAAAAGGGCATGGAGGGCGATGACATCAACGAGATCAAGCGTCTCAGCGAAGAGTTGACCCAGACATCGCACAAACTCGCCGAGGCCATGTACCAGCAGGCCTCCAAGGGGGAAGGCGCGGCCGGTCCGGGCCCGGGCGCGGAAGCCGGTACGGGCGGCCCTTCGGCCGGCGCCGATGACGACGTGGTCGATGCCGACTTTGAGGAGGTTCACGAGGACGAGAAGTAAACCCGGCCCAAGCCCCGTCAACCGAACCCGCAACCCCCACACCCGCCACCGTCACGTTCCAACGGGCGGCGGCTGTTGTGGGGGTTTTTTATGCCGGCGGGGTGGGCTACAGACGAAAGCTTTCGGCCATACCGGCATACTGTTTGCGCAGCTTGGGCTTTTCGATCTTGCCGGTGGGGTTGCGCGGAACGTCGCCGAAGATAACCTGCCGGGGGCGTTTGTAGCGCGGCAGGGTTTCGCAGAAAACCATGACCGCTTCGCGCGTGAGGGACCTTCCGGGCTTGAGCTGGATGATGGCGGCAGCGATTTCCCCCAGCCGCAGGCTGGGCAGGCCGATGACCGCCACATCCTGGATGGCCGGGTGGGTCTGGAGAAAATCCTCAATCTCCACCGGATAGATGTTTTCGCCGCCGGTGATGATCACGTCCTTTTTGCGGTCCACCAGCCAGATAAAGCCATCTTCATCCTGGCGCGCCACATCGCCGGTGAGCAGCCAGCCGTCCACCAGCACCTGGGCGGTGGCTTCGGGGTTGCCGAAATAGGCCTTCATCACACCGGGGCCCTTGACCATCAACTCCCCCGGCTGGCCTGGCGGCACCGGCGCCTGGCGGTCATCCACGATCCGGTATTCCCAGTCGAAGCCGGGGCGCCCGATGGCCCCCACCTTGTGCATGTTTTCGATCCCCAGATGGACGCAGCCCGGGCCGGTGGTTTCCGTCAGGCCGTAGTTGGTGTCGTACTGATGGTGGGGGAAGATGCGCTGCCATTCCTTGATCAGGCTGGGCGGCACGGGCTGGGCGCCGATGTGCATCAGGCGCCACTGGTCCAGCTGGAAGTCCCTGAGTTTGATGTCTCCGCTTTCGATGGCAAACAGAATATCCAGCGCCCAGGGGACCAGCAGCCAGACCACCGTCACCTTTTCCTCG is part of the Desulfobacteraceae bacterium genome and encodes:
- the dnaK gene encoding molecular chaperone DnaK encodes the protein MGKVIGIDLGTTNSCVAVMEGGDAKVITNPEGGRTTPSVVAITESGERLVGQIAKRQAITNPENTVFAVKRLIGRKFSSPQVQSDIKVLPYKIEQAPNGDVRINIRGQQHSPAQISSYILANIKHTAEQYFGEKVTDAVITVPAYFDDSQRQATKDAGKIAGLNVLRIINEPTAASLAYGLDKRKEETIAVFDLGGGTFDISVLEIGDGVFEVKATNGDTHLGGEDFDLRLIDYLSDEFRKDQGIDLRKDKMALQRLKEAAEKAKMELSTSVETEVNLPFITADASGPKHLNIKLTRAKLESLVSDLLDKLENPCLVALKDAGLSPKDIKEVILVGGMTRMPAVQERVKKLFGKEPHKGVNPDEVVAMGAAIQGGVLKGDVKDVLLLDVTPLSLGIETLGGVMTKLIEKNTTIPTKKSQVFSTAADSQPAVSIHVLQGEREMAAGNKTLGRFELVGIPPAPRGVPQIEVTFDIDANGIVNVSAKDLATAKEQSIQITASSGLSKDEIDRLVKDAELHAEEDHKRKELVEARNHADALIYSTEKSIKDLGAKVDDATKAKVEEAIAALKKGMEGDDINEIKRLSEELTQTSHKLAEAMYQQASKGEGAAGPGPGAEAGTGGPSAGADDDVVDADFEEVHEDEK
- a CDS encoding AMP-binding protein produces the protein MLITEILARNARMYATETALVERHPANGVRREITWGAFDAQANRLARALMAKGIGKGDRVVQLMMNSLEWLPVYFGILRTGAWAVPLNFRFVAKTIGRCTRTAGARGIIFGPEFIERLQTLRNDPGFSLEFYIFIGPESLRPAWAESGTGLLAAHEPDDPRVPIEITDEAALYFTSGTTGTPKATLLTHRNLEFACIQENCHHRQTHEDNFLCIPPLYHTGAKMHWFGNFIVGARAVILRGIEPRWILEAISEEKVTVVWLLVPWALDILFAIESGDIKLRDFQLDQWRLMHIGAQPVPPSLIKEWQRIFPHHQYDTNYGLTETTGPGCVHLGIENMHKVGAIGRPGFDWEYRIVDDRQAPVPPGQPGELMVKGPGVMKAYFGNPEATAQVLVDGWLLTGDVARQDEDGFIWLVDRKKDVIITGGENIYPVEIEDFLQTHPAIQDVAVIGLPSLRLGEIAAAIIQLKPGRSLTREAVMVFCETLPRYKRPRQVIFGDVPRNPTGKIEKPKLRKQYAGMAESFRL